Part of the Sphaerochaeta associata genome is shown below.
GTCTGGCACATCAGTGCCGTACTAGGAGCCCACCATGCGAACCAATGAAACCTTTGAACACGAAATAGATGGAAAACCCATGCGCCTGATCGTCATCGGCGGACAGAGTATGGAACTGCCCACCTATCTTTTACAAGGGGAAAAGGCGCAAGGGTATGTATACAAAGATGGAGCACTGAAAAGCTGGTTTTGGAAAGGTTTGACGGTGGTCGACGGCAAGCGCTGCCTCTATTTCGATCCGTTGGACATCTTCGCTTTCGAGCAGATTGCCAGTACAAAGCGAGACCGTGCCCTACATTTGGTACGAGATTTGGCAAAGGCCCTGATGCTCCTGCCCTCCTCCTTTCTGGACCTGAGCAGCGGCATCCTTCCGCTGTGGAGAATATGGGGCGTCGAGGATGGAAGCCTGCTCATTCTACCCCAGGATGTAGCAGACCTCTTTGCATCCTGTGCCGACGAACAGATGCGCTTCTTCCATATCGGAGCTTGGGTTCACCATGGCATACACGCCCCCTTCTCCCTAATCGACCAACTCACGTCCTTTCTCTACTTTGCCGCCACAGGATTTCCTCCCTTCGCCGATAAGAACACCCGTGAGGATGCCTTCCGGCCGCTTCCGCTCAATCTATGCCCGGTCAACCTCGATAAAGCCACCACCGCCTTCATCGACAAGACGTTGTCCTTGAGCCTGACAAAAATGCGTGATTTCACCGGTAATCAAGAGAGTCAGAAAGCGCTCTCGCACTTCCTTGAGCAAACCGAGCGGCTGGAGTGGAACCTTCCAAACCTGGAGCACGCCAAAAAGCGGGAGGATTTATATGAGGTGGGGGCATGCGCTTCATTTTTGGATGCCCAAAAGAAGCGGGCGAAACGCAAGATATTCTGGAGAAAGAAAGGTTGGATCGTCATCACCGTGGCGGTTAGTGTTTTCGCAATAGCATACTTCACCACCAGCCGCATCCGCATCGCACTCACTCCCCCGTATACAGCCGGCATGAGCCCTATTACCTTGATCGAGGAGTTCTATGCCGGCCAAAATGCACTGGATCTGCAGAAAATGGAAGCCTCGCTTGCAAAGAAGACAAAAAACCCGGCAAGCATGGAGGTGACCAATCTGTTTGTCACCCGACAGACAAGACAGGCTTATGAGGGGATCAACACCCAGATAGATCCGAACCGCTGGATCAGCGAAGGAAAGCCTGCCATCCTTGAAGGAACCTTCCTCTATGGGGTTGCCGACATCTCTGTACGAGCAATCAATGAAAGCACCTACCTTGCGACCGGCGTTCTTTACACCCCTTACTCCTACCAGGATGAGAGCGAGAGAGCCGAGCAAACGGAAAAAGGCATACCAATATACACCTACCGTCTCGAGCAACAATTCACCATCGAGATGGGTAAGCGCGGGTGGTATGAGATTACGGACATCAGCTCTGTCGGGGTTCAGTCATTGGGAAAAATCGTGGTTCCTACCTATTCGAGAACTGAAGGTAGCGCTCAATCTCGTTGAGAATCGAACTCTTATCTTCGGGATCGAACCACTTTGCATCAGTAAAACTCTTGAAGAACGTCATCTGCCGCTTCGCATAGAAGCGGCTGTTTCGTTCAATCTGGTCGGCAATGATGGAATGAGACCACTCGCCGTGTTCCATGGCCTGGAAAAAATTCACGATATCCTATTCCTTGAAGGCCGGGCCACCAAGACTCTGCACCCATTCTTAACAGGCCACGGATCTCATCAACCAGACCCTCGTCGAACATGGCTTGCACCCGGAGGTTGAGCCTGTGCCTAAGAACCTCGCTCTGGCGATAGAGGCCTATGACCAAGGGCCGCATGCCATTGCGTGGCGTGGTAGGAAGGGAAAAACTGCTCAGCGGCCGACGGCAAGTCTCCCAGACCTCGAGAGCACGGCTTACCCGGTACATATCACTGGGGTGGATGCGCCCGGCACTGACGGGATCGACGTGCTGCAGGTATTGGTACGCCCAGGTCCTGCCTTCCTGTTCAATACGTTGAGCCAATGCATTGCGAATGGTTTCATCACTGGGAGGGGCTTCACTGAGCCCGTAGAGAAAGTGCTTGAAGTAGTAGGCGGTTCCCCCGCTGATCACAGGAATTTTTCCCTGCTCGTGAATCAGAAGACAGGCCTTGTCGGCTTCCTCGATGAAGTTGCCGACCGAGAACTGCTGCCAGGGGTCGCGAATGTCGATCAAGTGGTGTTCAATGGCACAGCGGACCGCCTGGGATGCCTTGGCGGAACCAATATCGAGATAGCGGTAGACTTGAATCGAATCTGCATTGATAACAGAAAACCTCTGCGGATCAAGATCCAGCAGAAGTTCTGTCTTTCCGACCCCCGTGGGGCCGAAGATGAAAATACTGTGTTCGAATGCGTTACTCTTCGTCGGGTGTTTCGAAATGGATTTCACCTTTCAGAGCTCTCGTGAGGACTTCACTGACAATCTTGCCATTGTTCTCCTCGATTTCTTTTCCGCCGCATCCGGGATTGCTCAGGATATTCGCCTCTTTGATCGCCACGCAAGTAATCTGATAGATATTGCCCTCATAATCAATAAGGCTGTTCAATGGAATGCTCACCGTTCAACTCCTTGTCCCTAAAAGACGGTAATAATACAACTCTCTTATCATAGAGATTTTCCCTAAAAATGTACAGACCTTAGAAAACCTGACGGTAGCCGAAGCGTACATACTGCCTGACCATGTCCTGAACCACCGGATCGACTGCCGTTCCTTGAGCGGTTATCCAAGGCAGATACGAGCCCTCCACAAAGACAATTCCCCTGGAGAAGAGGAACTCATAGGAAAGTGAAAGAGCAAACCCCAACCCCAGCTCATAGCCGACGTCCGACTCCCATCCTATGCGGGCCTTCATACCCAGGCCGATCATCACCGGAGAGAGATGTGCGAGCCTGTAGAGCATCGTCGTCTCTACGCTGGGAGTCTTGAAGGACGGCTGGGTCGTCGGCAGACTCAAAGCCAAGTTCTGCTCAAAGGTTCTGCTGAGCATTCCCACCTCCACGCCGGTTGACATCAACGATTGGGAAACTCCTGCATAGGGTCTTGCCCATAGGCTGAAACTTCCCAGAAGGAGGATGATGACAAGCGTAGTTCTAGCGTGCTTCACGGGCCCTGGCCTCCTTGATGATGAGCCGGGCAACTTCCTCGGCTTCCAATGCGGAGGTATCGATCACCATGTCCGCAAACGATGTGTCGCTGTTGTCGATGTCGTACAGCCGCTTGTACCGTGCACTGTCGTTGGCGTCACGACGCCTTGTCTGTTCGAGGCGCTCTTCAAGGGAGCCTCCCTCCCGTTGGGTAATCCTGCGGGCCCGCTCGAGTGAACTTGCAGTGAGGTAGATCTTCAAGTCCGCCTCCTTGAGCATCCAGATGGCCAACCGGCTGCCCAATACACAATTCGGCTGGGCCAAGGCCATCTCAACCTGCCGCCGGTCCACTTCAAGGTCGAACTCATCACTCTCCTCTGCCATTCTGCAGAATGTCCAGAACTCTATGCCCTTCTCTTCGCTGAGTGTACGGAAAGTAAAATTTATCATGGGATACCCCAGTTCTTCAGCCACCATGTGCGAGACCGTGGTATTTCCACAACCGCTCTTTCCACTAATAGCAATACGCACACAATCCCCCGTTACTCAATGTTCCGAATTTGTTCGCGAATATTCTCCAGGCCGTCCTTCATCTTGACCACCTGGATGTTCAGTTCAACCATCTGGCTCTTGCTGCCGATGGTATTGATCTCCCTATTCATCTCCTGACAGAGAAAGTCAAGGCGCTTGCCTACCGGTTCTTCTTTTTCAAGCAACGAGAAGTACTCCTTCAAGTGTACCCCCAGGCGCTTGATCTCCTCATGCACCGAATACTTTACAAGCATGACCGCCACTTCCTGCAGAATCCTGTTCTCGTCATAGTTCTGGTCGCCCAGCATCTCGTTGAACCGAGCACGCAAGGTATCCTTGACCATCTGCTCCAACTCATTCGCATGGCTCTTGACCACTTGAAGACCGTCGTTGACGATGCCTCCCAACCGGGCGAGATCACGCTTGGTGGACTCACCCTCCCGCAGCTTGCTCTCATTGAACTGAGATAAGGCAGTCTCGAGTGTTTGAAAGAGAACCAGGCGATACCGTTCGCTGTCGTTGCCCTTCAAACTTACCAGCACTCCCTCGCTGCCCAGGTAATCGGCAAGTTGGGGTTTGAGAGCCTTGCCCGAGAGAGCGGCAATCGTTGCAAAGGCTTGGGTGTAGTTCTTCACCGCCTGCTCATCCACGTGCAACGCTACATCGCTTGACAGGTTCTTGACACGGATGTTGACTTCCACATGGCCCCTACTGGCGACCTTGGCGATGTATTTGTCGATTTCCATCTCATAGGGGGCAAGCATGTATGGAATATTGTGATTGATATCCAAGTAACGATTGTTGTACGACTTCAGCTCCACGGCAAGCTGGAACTGCTCGCCTACGGATTCACTGTAACCGTACCCGGTCATGCTCTTCATGAAAGACTCCTTCTCTGACGGGCGATACGCTCGCACAGGCTGCGGTTATTGCCCGCACCCATCGTAATACACAACCACCGCTCTTGCAACCAGAGGGAGGCTAGGCTCATGGCTGTATAGTCGTCTTTTGCGTAGGAACTTATACAGGACGCCTGGCAGGCGAGAACCTCGGCGGGGTCCATGCCCGATGGACCATCACCTCGAGCCGAGGCATACGTAGCCTGCACAATGAGGGCATCGCACCGAGACAACGCCCGTGCAAACTCATGTGAAAAAGCAAGCGTCCGGCTTGCGGTATGAGGGCAGAAGATCACCAGGACCTTATGGTCGGGATAGCGTTGGTGAAGCTCATCCAAGGAGGTTCGGATTTCCGTAGGGTGATGGGCGTAATCGTCGATGTAGACCACCCCATCCTGCTGCAATAGCACTTCGGTTCTGCCGGTGCAGGCGGTGTAGGAGCTCAGATGGCGTGAAAGGCTTGCCGCCAAGGTCGGCAGTATCTCATCGGTGATAAGGCTCTGGTCCTGCATGTAGAGCCTGGGCTTAGGACGGTCGAGCAGCATGGCAAGAGAAAGGACCAGAGCCCCGATATGATCGCATACCAGCGCTTTTGCCTTGGCCCTGACAACAAAGGGACGGTCCTGTAGGAGAGCAAGCGTATACAGGTCCGGCCCGTTTTGCATGATCCGAAATGGAGGAGGGGCTGAAAAACCATAGGCAAGAACGGTCAGGTCCCTTCGATGGGTTGCGACATACTCTGACAGGCCGCAAGCTCCCTCATCATCTGCACAGTAGATGAAAATTCCCCCTCCTTTGAGCCTATCGATCAGAGCCTCGAAACTACGCTTGACGTCCTCCAACGAACGGAAGTAGTCAGGATGGTCAAATTCAATGGATGTCACCAAAACCGCCCTCAGATCATAACCAAGGAAGTGGTCTTGATACTCGCAAGCCTCAAAAAGCGCGCATTCGCTGCCGTAATAAGGAAAGTACTGCCCGCCGGTTTGTGATGAACCGTAGACTGCATAGAAAGGAAAATCAGAATCCGAGGCCTCCCTCAATAGATGGGACGCAACCGAACATGTGGTGGTTTTCCCATGGGTGCCCGCAACAGCATAACTGTCTTGAAGGCTGGTGAGTTCCGCTATGAAAGCCGGATACGAATACAGAGGAAGGTTTCTTTTCTTTGCGGCTTGGAGAACGGGGGTGTCAAGCGGATAGGCACTGCTGTAAATAACCAGGGAGGTGTCGCTTTCCAACAGATTCTCAGAGAATCCGATGTCACATATCAGGCGCTCCTGGTCCAGTATGGCATCGGTGAAAAATACTTCATCGCGGTCGCAACCTCGTACACGGCAACCCATGCGGGCGAGCAGGACTGCAAGACTGGCCATACCTGTGCCCTTCATTCCTACCAGATAACAATGCTGTGCATGCAAGTCCATTGCGGCTCCCGGTTCAAAATGAAAAAAAAGACTGCCACACAGGACAGTCTCATTTCCAACAGTTTCCCTTATTTGGATGCAGTTGCCTTGAGGTGTGCATTGCAAGGCTTGCAAATCTTGGTTTTCTGACCGTCAATGGTCACTTCATACATAACCTTGACTTCGGTTCTTTTGCAAACGGGGCACTGACCACGTCCATGGTTCACTTCGCTCCTGATCCCACTGCCTCTATGTGCTTTGGACATATACTCTACTCCTTACAGGTTCAAACGTTCTACCGTTTGACTATATAGTGGTCATACGTGTGTGTCAAGTAGAGTAATTCTACAGAATCAAGGTGGCGCCGACGAGCAAAACAGCCTGCTCTGCTGTCGGAATTTTGGTGTACCACGCAGTGGGCCAGCTGGAGGCAAGCGTGAACTTGAATGTGTCAAGGCGGACATCGAGGGCGATTGTCTGTCTGCCTTGGGCGAATGAGAATTTCAGGAGATCCGAAGGAGTCGGCTTAGTCTCACGATATCCCATCTGCAGGCTGACCGACCAGGTGGGCAGCAACTGCAACTTTGCCGAGACGCCCAGCCTCACCTCTCGATCGATATCGGAACCAAGGTTGACAAAGTCCAACGCTCCCTGGAACTTCAGCAGATGCAGCTGATTGGTTTCATCGTAGGTTGCCGAACTGAATGAGAACCCCCAATCGAGAGTCTTCAGCAAGGAATCCACACTGACCACCAACGATTGTTCAGCGCTGCCATAAGCCAGCTGATCGCTGACCACTCCCATTTTGAACCACTGGTAATCCACCAATATCCCTAAGCCGAAAGTGACGCTGGACACATCGTCCACGGCTTCGTACCGGCCGACGGTGGTCTCGACAAAGTAATCCAGCAGAATCCTGTCATCCTTGATGCTGACCAGGCTTCGTTCACTGGAGGCTACGGCGCGCCCTGTCACGCCGAAGGAGAAAATTGAGCGGGACGTAGCCCAATCGAACTGGAACAGTGTATTTCTTATGCCCGTATATTCAGAAGCATTTGCAAATTGCTGACGATCCTCAAGTGAGTTTCGGTTCTGGATCGAGAAAGCGAGACTCCCCGAGATAAAGGAAATCGCCCAGTCGGCGACAGGCCTCTCCAACCGCAAAGCGAACGGGGAGAGGGTATAGTTGGAAAAGTCGAGAGAATCCTGAAAGCGAAGAGATGTCAAAAAAGATGTTTCCTTGTCCTTCTCCAAACCAAGCAAGGCAGGGTTTGCGAGGAAGGAGTCGCTCTCATAGTCAAGGGAGAGGCCTGCATCGGCCATACCCCAGGCCGAGCCGGAGGCTAAATCCAAAGGGAGCGAAAACGCTTTTGGTATGCACAGCATCATGAAAAGCAGCATAAGCAGCACCTTTTTGGACATCGTCATACCTCACTGTTACCAAGCATAGCAAAAAAAGAAACAACAAGCCACCAGTTGTTTGCAAAGCTTCTGAATGTGAAGTACCATACACTCATGAAAACCCTTGCGAGCCTATTGGAAGTCATCGGCATCGAAGACTCGATGCAAAGCGAATCCATACAAATCCAAACCATAAGCCAACACTCAAAGCAATGTACTCCGAACTCCGTGTTTTTCGCCTTCAACGGTCTACGCACCGATGGGAATCTTTTTATCCAAGAGGCGATCAATCAAGGAGCTGTCTGCATCATCAGCGGGCAGGACCTCTCTCGTCTGCCGCTTCCATCCCACATCCTGTGGTACCAAGTCGAGAAACCCCACACGGCATTCGCCCGGATGTGTTCAGCCCTGTATGACCGGCCGCAGGACAATCTGGGAATCATCGGGGTAAGCGGCACCGACGGCAAGAGCACCACATGCGACTATCTCTACCAGCTTCTTTGGATGAACGGGGTGAAAGCAGGATTGCTCACCACCGTAAGCATGGACGACGGATCGGGCAAGGTCGACTCTCCTTATCGACAAAGCACTCCCGAACCCGACCAATTGCATGCCTTCTTGCATCGCTGCGTACAGAACAACGTAAAAAAGGTTGTTTTGGAATGTACCAGCCATGCCTTGAGCAACACATTCGACCGGTTGGCGGGCATCGAGTTCGAAGCCGCCATCGTCACCAAGGTAACCAGCGAGCATCTGGAGTTCCACCACAGTCTTGAGGAGTACACCCAGGCGAAGGTCAATCTGGTTCGATCGCTGAAGGATGGAGGCTTATTTCTCACCAGTACAGACAATGCCAAACTAGAAGCTTTCACCACTGCACTCCGGCCCACCACACATGCGCTCATACTGGGCAAGGACATACCCCTTCGCATCGAGTCCTTGGGCTATCAGGGGGTGGTGGTCGATGTATCGGGCCAACGCATACAGACGCCCCTGTTGCTTCCCAGTCTTGCAACAAACGCCCTTCTGGCTGTCTTTTGTGCAAGTCATCTGACAGGGCTCGAGACCAAGACCCTGCTTCCCCTGATCAAGTCGCTGAAGCCGGTGAAAGGAAGAATGCATCTCATCGAAAATTCCCTGGGTTTGAGGGTCATCATAGACTTCGCCCATACCGCCGATGCCTACGAAGGAATTTTCTTTTTTGCCAAACGGACGTGTGAGGGCGGAGACCTTATTGCAGTCTTCGGTTGCGCCGGCGAGAGGGATACCTCCAAGCGCTCGCCGATGGGCAGGATTGCAAACAAGTATTGCTCGACCATCATCCTTACCGAGGAGGATCCGCGCAGGGAAGGCAACCAGGCAATCTTCTCCGACTTGCGCTTTCTCATGGACAATCCAAGCTGCAGGGTGTGGGAAATTGAGAGCCGGAGGGAAGCGATCCGAAAGGCCGTTTCAATCGCCCAGAGCGGCGACACCCTGCTCTTCTTGGGGAAAGGTCATGAGAAAACCATCGAGCGAATGGATGAGAAAATCAGCTGGGACGAAGTAGAGGAAGTCAGGGAGGCACTGCGCCTCGCACAGGAGAAGCAACCATGACCATCGCCCTTGTCTATGGAGGAAGGTCAACCGAACATGAGGTTTCCATCTCCAGCGCCAAAGCGATGCATCAAGCCCTCAAACAGGCAGGCTTCTCGGTCCTTCTCATCGCAATCACCCTCGAGGGGCGTTGGTATGTGCAGCATGGAGAGGTCAGCAAACACATTTCAACCGACAAGAGCATTCATGCAGTACCCGGCCTTGGTCTGTTTGTGGATGATGTCAAGCTGCCTATAGACGCGGTATTCGCCACCACCCACGGCTATGGGGGTGAGGACGGCAACCTGCAGGGGCTTTGCATGCTCTGCAAGCTCCCTCTTTGCGGGTGCGATACCGTCTCCAGCGCATTGGGAATGCATAAGCACCTGGCTTCCAGCCTGTTTGCAAACGAACATATTCCTACGGTCCCTACCTTGCTTGTGACTAAAGAGGTACTGCAGCAGGGCAGTTTCGACCAGATATATGCACAAGCTCGCAGTTCTTTTGGGTCCGACCTGTTCGTAAAACCCGAGAACAGCGGATCATCGGTCGGCGTCAGTGCCTTGAAGAACTGTGAAATCGCAGCGTTTGGGCGTGCCGTTGAACTGGCAGGCTGCTACAGCGAACGGGTGTTGGTGCAACCACTCATCCATCCCCTGATGGAGGTCGAAACAGCTGTGCTGAGAACACAGGACAACGACTTGCTCGTCGCCGGACCCGGTTTGGTGGTGGATCCCGGCAAGGAACATGTCGGGTTTCTCAGTTATGAGCATAAATACGGGCAGATCGATACCGCACATTTGAGAATACCCAGCGGCTTGGATGCAGAAACTGAAGAGACCATCAGAGAGTATGCACGCAAAGCCTTCCTTGCCATAAAGGGCGACGGGTATGCCCGCGTAGATTTCTTTGTGTGCGGCACCCGGATATACCTCAATGAGATCAACACATCACCGGGCATGACCGAAACAAGCCATTACCCCGCCCTGATGGCCGGTATAGGGTATGACCTTTCGCAGGTCTGCAGACATTTGGTTGCCGATGCTCTGAAGCGAAGCAAAGAGGAACGGCAACGAATCTACACACCCCCTTCTCCGTAACGCCTATGGAAACCGTAATTTTTCATGTGGACATGGATGCGTTCTATGCAGCGATTGAAGTATTGGACAACCCATCATACCAAGACAAGTGCCTGCTTATCGGGGGGCTCGGCAAACGGTCGGTGGTAGCTACGGCCAGCTATGCAGCCCGGGCGTACGGGGTGCACTCGGCGATGCCCATGGTCCAAGCCCTGCGGCTATGCCCTCAGGCCATCGTGGTGAAACCCCGCATGGAGCGGTACAGCCAGATGAGCAAGCAGGTGATGGAAATCCTGAAATCATTTTCCAGTGATGTCCAGCAGATTTCCATCGATGAGGCATTCTTGGATATGAGTGGAACCTTTCGTCTCTTCGGGCTTCCAAGGGAAGCGGGAAAGCTCCTCAAGGAGAAGGTAAAAAGCCAGACGGGCCTGACCATATCCGTAGGAATAGGACCAAGCAGATTCATCGCTAAAATGGCCAGTGATTTCAACAAACCCGACGGACTGTGCAGGGTTTCGGTCGGCAAGGAGATAGCATTCATCGATGCTGTCGGACTGAAGAAACTGTGGGGTGTGGGCAAGGTAACCCAACAACTTCTGGCAAAGCATCACATTACCACCACACAAGAGCTGAGAACCTACAGCGAACAAACCCTGCAGACATTGTTCGGGCGCAGCATGGGACATTTTCTCTACCTTGCCTGTCGCGGCATAGACCCGGGAATTTTCAAGGAGGAGGCGAAAAGCCACTCCATCTCCACCGAAACAACTTTCATCGAGGATGTCACCACTTCCCAGGTTCTCGAGCAGACGCTCTTGTGGATGAGCCACGAAATCATGTTCCGTTCGCTTGAGGAGAAACAGATGGGCCGTACGGTCGGTTTGAAACTGCGGTTTCCCGACTTCACCACATTGACGGTACAGATAACACCGCAATCGACCATCTACAGCGCCGAGCAGATTTTCCAGTTTGCGAAAATGCTGTTGTTGCAGAAATGGAGTGAAGGCAAGCCGGTGCGCCTCATAGGCCTTGGGCTCCATCAGCTGTACAGCGGTGATCGTCCGTTGCAGGAAGAGCTTTTCGAGGATCCTTTTGAGAAGAAAAGAAAATTGGAACAAGTGGTATTGAAGCTGCAGAAAGAGGGGAAACAAGTGATCAAGGCAACCAATCTGGAACGCAGGAACGAGCTGGAAGACAATTCCTCCAGGTCACAAGAGTAAGTCCTGGATTGCCGGCTGCCTGGCATTCACTCTATCTTGCAAGGAACGTTTGCCATACAGGCACGAATTCTTAATTCTTAGTACTTTACTATTATTAATTATTTCCTATATTATTAGATGAAACTATCCTAAACGTCATATTTGGAGTAATTCACTTGGTTAAGAATAAAGCACTACGAATCTTACTTGCTGCACTGGGCCTTCTCTGTGTCGCCCTTGGATTTCTTGGAATCCTGCTGCCCATCCTGCCCACCACCCCGTTCATTCTGCTTGCGGCCGTTCTCTTCTCGTTCTCCAACCGGGGACTGGGACTCTGGCTTGAAAAGAACAAGACATTCGGACCATACCTGAAGCATTGGAAAGAGGGAACCGGCATACCCAGGGCTGTGAAAGTAAAAGTGTTATCCATGCTTTGGGTAAGTTTGACCATCACATTCTTTCTCTTGCAGAAGCCCCTGCTCATCGCCATGCTTGCGGCCATCGGGACGAGCGTGAGCATCTACATC
Proteins encoded:
- the dinB gene encoding DNA polymerase IV, which encodes METVIFHVDMDAFYAAIEVLDNPSYQDKCLLIGGLGKRSVVATASYAARAYGVHSAMPMVQALRLCPQAIVVKPRMERYSQMSKQVMEILKSFSSDVQQISIDEAFLDMSGTFRLFGLPREAGKLLKEKVKSQTGLTISVGIGPSRFIAKMASDFNKPDGLCRVSVGKEIAFIDAVGLKKLWGVGKVTQQLLAKHHITTTQELRTYSEQTLQTLFGRSMGHFLYLACRGIDPGIFKEEAKSHSISTETTFIEDVTTSQVLEQTLLWMSHEIMFRSLEEKQMGRTVGLKLRFPDFTTLTVQITPQSTIYSAEQIFQFAKMLLLQKWSEGKPVRLIGLGLHQLYSGDRPLQEELFEDPFEKKRKLEQVVLKLQKEGKQVIKATNLERRNELEDNSSRSQE
- the cmk gene encoding (d)CMP kinase, whose amino-acid sequence is MRIAISGKSGCGNTTVSHMVAEELGYPMINFTFRTLSEEKGIEFWTFCRMAEESDEFDLEVDRRQVEMALAQPNCVLGSRLAIWMLKEADLKIYLTASSLERARRITQREGGSLEERLEQTRRRDANDSARYKRLYDIDNSDTSFADMVIDTSALEAEEVARLIIKEARAREAR
- a CDS encoding Mur ligase family protein — translated: MKTLASLLEVIGIEDSMQSESIQIQTISQHSKQCTPNSVFFAFNGLRTDGNLFIQEAINQGAVCIISGQDLSRLPLPSHILWYQVEKPHTAFARMCSALYDRPQDNLGIIGVSGTDGKSTTCDYLYQLLWMNGVKAGLLTTVSMDDGSGKVDSPYRQSTPEPDQLHAFLHRCVQNNVKKVVLECTSHALSNTFDRLAGIEFEAAIVTKVTSEHLEFHHSLEEYTQAKVNLVRSLKDGGLFLTSTDNAKLEAFTTALRPTTHALILGKDIPLRIESLGYQGVVVDVSGQRIQTPLLLPSLATNALLAVFCASHLTGLETKTLLPLIKSLKPVKGRMHLIENSLGLRVIIDFAHTADAYEGIFFFAKRTCEGGDLIAVFGCAGERDTSKRSPMGRIANKYCSTIILTEEDPRREGNQAIFSDLRFLMDNPSCRVWEIESRREAIRKAVSIAQSGDTLLFLGKGHEKTIERMDEKISWDEVEEVREALRLAQEKQP
- the miaA gene encoding tRNA (adenosine(37)-N6)-dimethylallyltransferase MiaA — encoded protein: MKSISKHPTKSNAFEHSIFIFGPTGVGKTELLLDLDPQRFSVINADSIQVYRYLDIGSAKASQAVRCAIEHHLIDIRDPWQQFSVGNFIEEADKACLLIHEQGKIPVISGGTAYYFKHFLYGLSEAPPSDETIRNALAQRIEQEGRTWAYQYLQHVDPVSAGRIHPSDMYRVSRALEVWETCRRPLSSFSLPTTPRNGMRPLVIGLYRQSEVLRHRLNLRVQAMFDEGLVDEIRGLLRMGAESWWPGLQGIGYREFFPGHGTRRVVSFHHCRPD
- a CDS encoding YicC/YloC family endoribonuclease, which produces MKSMTGYGYSESVGEQFQLAVELKSYNNRYLDINHNIPYMLAPYEMEIDKYIAKVASRGHVEVNIRVKNLSSDVALHVDEQAVKNYTQAFATIAALSGKALKPQLADYLGSEGVLVSLKGNDSERYRLVLFQTLETALSQFNESKLREGESTKRDLARLGGIVNDGLQVVKSHANELEQMVKDTLRARFNEMLGDQNYDENRILQEVAVMLVKYSVHEEIKRLGVHLKEYFSLLEKEEPVGKRLDFLCQEMNREINTIGSKSQMVELNIQVVKMKDGLENIREQIRNIE
- a CDS encoding YbaN family protein — its product is MVKNKALRILLAALGLLCVALGFLGILLPILPTTPFILLAAVLFSFSNRGLGLWLEKNKTFGPYLKHWKEGTGIPRAVKVKVLSMLWVSLTITFFLLQKPLLIAMLAAIGTSVSIYIISIKPKTTVKPSTISCNP
- a CDS encoding glutamate ligase domain-containing protein — translated: MDLHAQHCYLVGMKGTGMASLAVLLARMGCRVRGCDRDEVFFTDAILDQERLICDIGFSENLLESDTSLVIYSSAYPLDTPVLQAAKKRNLPLYSYPAFIAELTSLQDSYAVAGTHGKTTTCSVASHLLREASDSDFPFYAVYGSSQTGGQYFPYYGSECALFEACEYQDHFLGYDLRAVLVTSIEFDHPDYFRSLEDVKRSFEALIDRLKGGGIFIYCADDEGACGLSEYVATHRRDLTVLAYGFSAPPPFRIMQNGPDLYTLALLQDRPFVVRAKAKALVCDHIGALVLSLAMLLDRPKPRLYMQDQSLITDEILPTLAASLSRHLSSYTACTGRTEVLLQQDGVVYIDDYAHHPTEIRTSLDELHQRYPDHKVLVIFCPHTASRTLAFSHEFARALSRCDALIVQATYASARGDGPSGMDPAEVLACQASCISSYAKDDYTAMSLASLWLQERWLCITMGAGNNRSLCERIARQRRSLS
- a CDS encoding D-alanine--D-alanine ligase, whose product is MTIALVYGGRSTEHEVSISSAKAMHQALKQAGFSVLLIAITLEGRWYVQHGEVSKHISTDKSIHAVPGLGLFVDDVKLPIDAVFATTHGYGGEDGNLQGLCMLCKLPLCGCDTVSSALGMHKHLASSLFANEHIPTVPTLLVTKEVLQQGSFDQIYAQARSSFGSDLFVKPENSGSSVGVSALKNCEIAAFGRAVELAGCYSERVLVQPLIHPLMEVETAVLRTQDNDLLVAGPGLVVDPGKEHVGFLSYEHKYGQIDTAHLRIPSGLDAETEETIREYARKAFLAIKGDGYARVDFFVCGTRIYLNEINTSPGMTETSHYPALMAGIGYDLSQVCRHLVADALKRSKEERQRIYTPPSP